One genomic region from Paroceanicella profunda encodes:
- a CDS encoding EAL domain-containing protein encodes MAFQPIFDLSTGSIFAQEALVRGPAFEPPSEVFAEVTEENRYNFDQLCRTRAIECAAELGLDGALSINFLPNAVYEPAHCIRRTLWAADKADFPPENLIFEFTEGEQIRSTDHLLAIVSEYRRHGFRIAIDDFGAGFAGLGLLADLQPDILKLDMHLIRGIESSPARRSIVRATLRICSDLGILAVAEGIETPEELDEVADLGVHLVQGYLIARPSTGRLVQAHEISAGITEMMRLIG; translated from the coding sequence ATGGCCTTCCAGCCCATCTTCGACCTCTCCACCGGCAGCATCTTCGCCCAGGAAGCGCTGGTGCGCGGCCCGGCCTTCGAGCCCCCTTCCGAGGTGTTCGCGGAGGTGACGGAGGAGAACCGCTACAACTTCGACCAGCTCTGCCGCACCCGCGCCATCGAATGCGCGGCGGAGCTGGGGCTTGACGGGGCGCTGTCGATCAACTTCCTGCCCAACGCCGTCTACGAGCCGGCGCATTGCATCCGGCGCACCCTCTGGGCGGCCGACAAGGCGGATTTCCCGCCGGAAAACCTGATCTTCGAGTTCACCGAGGGCGAGCAGATCCGCTCCACCGACCACCTGCTGGCCATCGTCTCGGAGTACCGGCGGCACGGCTTCCGCATCGCCATCGACGATTTCGGCGCCGGATTCGCCGGGCTCGGCCTGCTGGCGGACCTGCAGCCCGACATCCTCAAGCTCGACATGCACCTGATCCGCGGGATCGAGAGCAGCCCTGCCCGGCGCAGCATCGTCCGCGCCACCCTGCGCATCTGCAGCGATCTCGGCATCCTGGCGGTGGCCGAGGGGATCGAAACCCCCGAGGAACTGGACGAGGTGGCGGACCTCGGCGTCCACCTGGTACAGGGCTACCTCATCGCCCGCCCCAGCACCGGCCGGCTGGTTCAGGCGCATGAGATCTCCGCCGGCATCACCGAAATGATGCGCCTGATCGGCTGA
- the trpS gene encoding tryptophan--tRNA ligase, which produces MTQAVHTRRIFSGVQPTGNLTLGNYLGAVKRFVEMQDQDWQTIYCVVDLHAITVWQDPEQLRRATRELAAAFLACGLDPARSILFNQSQVPQHAQLAWIFNCVARLGWLNRMTQFKDKAGKDRERVSTGLYVYPNLMAADILLYHATHVPVGEDQKQHVELTRDIAAKFNNDYGVPDFFPMPEPVIEGTATRVMSLRDGTKKMSKSDPSDMSRINLTDDADAISQKIRKARTDPEPLPSEMDGLEGRAEARNLVNIYAALSGLSPEAVLAEHGGKAFSEFKPALADLTVASISPISAKMRELMGDVAEIDRILGRGADQAAEIAEPILAKTYEIVGMVRSR; this is translated from the coding sequence ATGACGCAAGCGGTCCACACGCGGCGTATCTTCTCCGGTGTCCAGCCCACCGGAAACCTCACCCTCGGCAATTACCTCGGCGCGGTGAAGCGCTTCGTCGAGATGCAGGACCAGGACTGGCAGACGATCTACTGCGTCGTCGACCTCCACGCGATCACCGTCTGGCAGGACCCCGAACAGCTGCGCCGCGCCACGCGCGAACTGGCCGCCGCCTTCCTTGCCTGCGGGCTCGACCCCGCGCGCTCCATCCTGTTCAACCAGTCCCAGGTGCCCCAGCACGCGCAGCTCGCCTGGATCTTCAACTGCGTCGCCCGCCTCGGCTGGCTCAACCGCATGACCCAGTTCAAGGACAAGGCCGGCAAGGACCGCGAGCGCGTCTCCACCGGGCTCTACGTCTACCCGAACCTGATGGCCGCCGACATCCTGCTCTACCACGCCACCCACGTGCCGGTGGGCGAGGACCAGAAGCAGCATGTCGAGCTCACCCGCGACATCGCCGCCAAGTTCAACAACGATTACGGCGTGCCGGATTTCTTCCCCATGCCCGAGCCGGTGATCGAGGGCACCGCCACGCGGGTGATGTCGCTGCGCGACGGCACCAAGAAGATGTCGAAATCCGACCCCTCGGACATGAGCCGCATCAACCTCACCGACGATGCCGACGCCATCTCCCAGAAGATACGCAAGGCCCGGACGGACCCCGAGCCGCTGCCCTCGGAGATGGACGGTCTGGAGGGCCGCGCCGAGGCCCGCAACCTGGTGAACATCTACGCCGCGCTCTCCGGCCTCAGCCCCGAGGCGGTGCTGGCCGAGCATGGCGGAAAGGCGTTCTCCGAGTTCAAGCCGGCGCTGGCGGATCTCACCGTCGCCTCCATTTCCCCGATCTCGGCGAAGATGCGCGAGCTGATGGGCGACGTGGCCGAGATCGACCGGATCCTCGGGCGCGGCGCCGACCAGGCTGCGGAGATCGCGGAGCCGATCCTCGCGAAGACCTACGAGATCGTCGGAATGGTGAGGAGCCGCTGA
- the tsaB gene encoding tRNA (adenosine(37)-N6)-threonylcarbamoyltransferase complex dimerization subunit type 1 TsaB produces the protein MPPEPLLLAFDTSAAHCAAALLCGERVAASRTEPMARGQAERLVPLLEEVLAEGGARWADLAGIGVCTGPGNFTGVRISVATARGLALSLGRPAIGVSRLEALAAGHDGPVLALVDARQGRFYAQLFGAGAAEAPRMTDADTLAAETWPDGLTIVGAEAEPLAARLGARAAGQGDAPDPVALARIALSRLATPGPRPAPLYLRAADAALPSEQPPVILP, from the coding sequence TTGCCGCCTGAACCACTGCTTCTGGCCTTCGACACATCGGCCGCGCATTGCGCGGCCGCTTTGCTTTGCGGTGAGCGTGTGGCGGCCAGCCGCACCGAGCCCATGGCCCGCGGCCAGGCCGAGCGCCTGGTGCCGCTGCTGGAGGAGGTGCTGGCCGAGGGCGGTGCCCGCTGGGCGGACCTGGCCGGCATCGGCGTGTGCACCGGGCCCGGAAACTTCACCGGGGTGCGGATCTCCGTGGCCACCGCGCGCGGGCTGGCGCTGTCGCTGGGCCGGCCGGCCATCGGCGTGAGCCGGCTGGAGGCGCTGGCCGCGGGCCATGACGGGCCGGTGCTCGCACTGGTCGACGCGCGGCAGGGCCGGTTCTACGCGCAGCTCTTCGGCGCCGGCGCGGCCGAAGCGCCCCGGATGACCGATGCCGACACGCTTGCCGCCGAAACCTGGCCGGACGGGCTCACGATCGTGGGCGCGGAGGCGGAGCCGCTCGCCGCCCGGCTGGGCGCGCGTGCGGCGGGGCAGGGCGATGCGCCCGATCCAGTGGCGCTGGCCCGGATCGCGCTGAGCCGCCTTGCCACGCCCGGGCCGCGCCCGGCGCCGCTCTACCTGCGCGCCGCTGATGCCGCGCTGCCCTCCGAGCAGCCGCCGGTGATCCTGCCGTGA
- a CDS encoding GNAT family N-acetyltransferase codes for MTPRIRPEEPRDTAAVAALVAAAFGRPGEAALVAALRGSGEVSQALVAETDTGTLCGHVMFSPLRLVFAEAELAAQALAPVSVSPDHQRRGVGAALVRAGLAAAAGPVLVLGAPEWYSRFGFSWEATRPLISPFPWAGRAFMAFDPEGVLTGREHGRVHYPEAFRLVA; via the coding sequence ATGACCCCCCGGATCCGCCCCGAAGAGCCCCGCGACACCGCCGCCGTGGCGGCCCTTGTCGCGGCGGCGTTCGGGCGACCGGGGGAGGCGGCGCTGGTCGCGGCCCTGCGCGGCAGCGGCGAGGTCTCGCAGGCGCTGGTGGCCGAGACGGACACGGGCACGCTCTGCGGCCACGTGATGTTCAGCCCGCTGCGGCTGGTCTTCGCCGAGGCGGAGCTTGCGGCGCAGGCGCTGGCCCCGGTCTCCGTCTCGCCGGATCACCAGCGCCGGGGCGTCGGCGCGGCGCTGGTGCGCGCCGGTCTGGCGGCGGCCGCGGGCCCGGTGCTCGTGCTGGGCGCGCCGGAGTGGTATTCGCGCTTCGGCTTCTCCTGGGAGGCGACGAGGCCGCTGATCTCGCCCTTCCCCTGGGCGGGCCGGGCCTTCATGGCGTTCGACCCCGAGGGCGTGCTCACGGGGCGCGAACACGGCCGGGTGCATTACCCGGAGGCCTTCCGCCTCGTGGCCTGA
- a CDS encoding NifU family protein — translation MFIQTESTPNPATLKFLPGETVMQAGTADFPSSDAAATSPLARRIFDVEGVSGVFLGQDFVTVTKSDLVDWAHIKPAILGAIMEHFQSGAPAIEGDNSASGHAEHDGPDGAIVSQIKELLDTRVRPAVAQDGGDITFHGFERGVVYLHMQGACAGCPSSTMTLKMGIENLLRHYIPEVTEVRPVAA, via the coding sequence ATGTTCATCCAGACCGAATCCACCCCGAACCCGGCCACGCTGAAGTTCCTGCCCGGCGAGACCGTCATGCAGGCCGGCACGGCCGATTTCCCCAGCTCGGACGCAGCGGCCACCTCGCCGCTTGCCCGGCGCATCTTCGATGTCGAAGGCGTGTCCGGAGTGTTCCTCGGCCAGGATTTCGTCACCGTCACCAAGTCCGACCTCGTGGACTGGGCCCATATCAAGCCGGCCATCCTCGGCGCGATCATGGAGCACTTCCAGTCCGGCGCGCCCGCGATCGAGGGCGACAACTCCGCCTCCGGCCATGCCGAGCATGACGGGCCGGACGGCGCGATCGTCAGCCAGATCAAGGAACTGCTCGACACCCGCGTGCGCCCGGCCGTGGCGCAGGACGGTGGCGACATCACCTTCCACGGCTTCGAGCGCGGCGTGGTCTACCTGCACATGCAGGGCGCCTGCGCCGGCTGCCCGTCCTCGACCATGACCCTGAAAATGGGCATCGAGAACCTGCTGCGCCACTACATCCCGGAAGTGACCGAGGTGCGGCCCGTTGCCGCCTGA
- a CDS encoding thymidine kinase, translated as MAKLYFNYSSMNAGKSAVLLQASHNYRERGMTTLLLTAALDDRAGAGRIASRIGIAAEAETFAPGDDLFARAAARKGIACVLVDEAQFLTEVQVWQLARVADDLGVPVMCYGLRTDFRAQLFPGSAALLALADSLREVRTICHCGRKATMVVRRDAAGRAMADGAQVQIGGNDSYEPLCRRHWRAAVAEARTGAAPGPG; from the coding sequence ATGGCAAAGCTCTATTTCAACTACTCCTCGATGAACGCGGGAAAGTCTGCCGTGCTGCTGCAGGCCTCGCACAACTACCGTGAGCGGGGCATGACGACCCTGCTGCTCACCGCAGCGCTCGACGACCGCGCCGGGGCGGGGCGCATCGCCTCGCGCATCGGCATCGCGGCCGAGGCGGAAACCTTCGCGCCGGGCGACGACCTCTTCGCCCGCGCCGCCGCCCGCAAGGGCATCGCCTGCGTGCTGGTCGACGAGGCGCAGTTCCTCACCGAGGTGCAGGTCTGGCAGCTCGCGCGGGTGGCGGATGATCTCGGCGTGCCGGTGATGTGCTACGGGTTGCGCACGGATTTCCGCGCGCAGCTCTTCCCCGGCTCCGCGGCCCTGCTGGCCCTGGCCGATTCGCTGCGCGAGGTGCGCACCATCTGCCATTGCGGCCGCAAGGCCACGATGGTGGTGCGCCGCGACGCCGCCGGGCGGGCCATGGCCGACGGGGCGCAGGTGCAGATCGGCGGCAATGACAGCTACGAACCGCTGTGCCGCCGCCACTGGCGGGCCGCCGTGGCGGAGGCCCGGACCGGCGCGGCGCCCGGGCCCGGCTGA
- the carB gene encoding carbamoyl-phosphate synthase large subunit has translation MPKRTDISSIMIIGAGPIVIGQACEFDYSGAQACKALKEEGYRVILVNSNPATIMTDPGMADATYVEPITPEVVAKIIEKERPDAILPTMGGQTGLNTALALADMGVLDKFGVELIGAKREAIEMAEDRKLFREAMDRIGLENPKATIANTIQECLDALEHVGLPAIIRPAYTLGGTGGGVAYNREDYEAICRSGLDASPVSQILIDESLLGWKEFEMEVVRDTADNCIIICAIENIDPMGVHTGDSITVAPALTLTDKEYQMMRNASIAVLREIGVETGGSNVQFAVQPSTGRMVVIEMNPRVSRSSALASKATGFPIAKVAAKLAVGYTLDELDNDITKVTPASFEPTIDYVVTKIPRFAFEKFPGAKAELTTAMKSVGEAMAIGRTFHESVQKALASMETGLSGFDEVIIPGDDRRAAMISALTRATPDRMRIIAQAMREGLSDDDIHATTSYDPWFLARIREIVEEEARIRETGLPTEAAGMRALKMMGFTDARLGMLTGMEEDAVRHARHALDVVAVFKRIDTCAAEFEAQTPYMYSTYEADAMGEVECEARPSDARKVVILGGGPNRIGQGIEFDYCCCHACFALTGQGYETIMVNCNPETVSTDYDTSDRLYFEPLTIESVMEILRVEMSNGTLHGVIVQFGGQTPLKLARALEAEGIPILGTTPDAIDLAEDRERFQQLLNRLGLKQPRNGIAHSAEEAFTIAHEVGYPVVIRPSYVLGGRAMEIVREDAQLERYIREAVVVSGKSPVLIDSYLSGAVEVDVDALCDGTDVHVAGVMEHIEEAGVHSGDSACSLPPYSLDAETIAELKRQTRAMALGLEVVGLMNVQFAIKDGVIYVLEVNPRASRTVPFVAKAVGSPIASIAARLMAGEKLSAFELKAPETRHVAVKEAVLPFARFPGVDTLLGPEMRSTGEVMGIDTNFSRAFLKSQMGAGVKLPAGGTVFISIKDADKGEMILDAARTLADMGFTLLATGGTAKFLAADGIAAERINKVYEGRPNIVDRMKDGGVALVFNTTDGTQSINDSKDIRSIALYSRIPYYTTAAGARAAARAIRNEREGGIEVLSLQEYARL, from the coding sequence ATGCCGAAAAGAACCGATATCTCCTCCATCATGATCATCGGCGCCGGACCCATCGTGATCGGTCAGGCCTGCGAGTTCGACTATTCCGGCGCCCAGGCCTGCAAGGCGCTGAAGGAGGAAGGCTACCGGGTCATCCTCGTGAACTCCAACCCCGCCACCATCATGACCGACCCGGGCATGGCCGATGCCACCTATGTGGAGCCCATCACCCCCGAGGTCGTCGCCAAGATCATCGAGAAGGAACGCCCCGACGCGATCCTGCCGACCATGGGCGGCCAGACCGGGCTCAACACCGCCCTGGCGCTGGCCGACATGGGCGTGCTCGACAAGTTCGGCGTCGAGCTGATCGGCGCCAAGCGCGAGGCCATCGAGATGGCCGAGGACCGCAAGCTCTTCCGCGAGGCGATGGACCGCATCGGCCTGGAGAACCCCAAGGCCACCATCGCCAACACCATCCAGGAATGCCTCGACGCGCTGGAGCATGTCGGCCTGCCGGCCATCATCCGCCCGGCCTACACCCTGGGCGGCACCGGCGGCGGCGTGGCCTATAACCGCGAGGATTACGAGGCCATCTGCCGCTCGGGCCTCGATGCCTCCCCGGTGAGCCAGATCCTGATCGACGAGAGCCTGCTGGGCTGGAAGGAATTCGAGATGGAGGTGGTCCGCGACACCGCGGACAACTGCATCATCATCTGCGCCATCGAGAACATTGACCCGATGGGCGTGCACACGGGCGATTCCATCACCGTCGCCCCGGCCCTCACGCTCACCGACAAGGAATACCAGATGATGCGCAACGCCTCGATCGCGGTGCTGCGCGAGATCGGGGTGGAGACCGGCGGCTCGAACGTGCAGTTCGCGGTCCAGCCCTCCACCGGGCGCATGGTGGTGATCGAGATGAACCCGCGCGTCTCGCGCTCCTCGGCGCTGGCCTCCAAGGCCACGGGCTTCCCCATCGCCAAGGTCGCCGCGAAGCTCGCCGTGGGCTATACGCTCGACGAGCTGGACAACGACATCACCAAGGTGACGCCCGCCTCCTTCGAGCCCACCATCGACTATGTCGTCACCAAGATCCCGCGCTTTGCCTTCGAGAAGTTCCCCGGCGCCAAGGCCGAGCTCACCACCGCCATGAAGTCGGTCGGCGAGGCGATGGCCATCGGCCGCACCTTCCACGAAAGCGTGCAGAAGGCGCTCGCCTCGATGGAAACCGGCCTGTCGGGCTTCGACGAGGTGATCATCCCGGGGGATGACCGCCGCGCCGCGATGATCTCCGCACTCACCCGCGCCACGCCGGACCGGATGCGCATCATCGCCCAGGCGATGCGCGAGGGCCTGTCGGATGACGACATCCACGCCACCACCTCCTACGACCCCTGGTTCCTGGCCCGCATCCGCGAGATCGTCGAGGAGGAGGCCCGCATCCGCGAGACCGGCCTGCCCACCGAGGCCGCGGGCATGCGCGCGCTCAAGATGATGGGCTTCACCGATGCCCGGCTCGGCATGCTCACCGGCATGGAGGAGGACGCCGTGCGCCACGCCCGCCACGCGCTCGACGTGGTCGCGGTGTTCAAGCGCATCGACACCTGCGCGGCCGAGTTCGAGGCCCAGACCCCCTACATGTATTCCACCTATGAAGCCGATGCGATGGGCGAGGTGGAATGCGAGGCCCGGCCCTCGGACGCGAGGAAGGTCGTCATCCTGGGCGGCGGGCCGAACCGGATCGGCCAGGGCATCGAGTTCGACTACTGCTGCTGCCACGCCTGTTTCGCCCTCACCGGGCAGGGCTACGAGACCATCATGGTCAACTGCAACCCCGAGACCGTCTCGACCGACTACGACACCTCGGACCGGCTCTACTTCGAGCCGCTCACGATCGAATCGGTGATGGAGATCCTGCGGGTCGAGATGTCGAACGGCACGCTGCACGGGGTGATCGTGCAGTTCGGCGGCCAGACGCCGCTGAAGCTGGCCCGCGCGCTGGAGGCCGAGGGCATCCCGATCCTGGGCACCACGCCCGACGCGATCGACCTTGCGGAGGACCGCGAGCGCTTCCAGCAGCTGCTGAACCGGCTCGGCCTGAAGCAGCCGCGCAACGGCATCGCCCATTCCGCCGAAGAGGCCTTCACCATCGCGCATGAGGTCGGCTACCCGGTGGTGATCCGCCCCTCCTACGTGCTGGGCGGCCGGGCGATGGAGATCGTGCGCGAGGATGCCCAGCTCGAGCGCTACATCCGCGAGGCGGTGGTCGTCTCCGGCAAGTCTCCGGTGCTGATCGACAGCTACCTCTCCGGCGCGGTGGAGGTGGACGTGGACGCGCTGTGCGACGGCACCGACGTGCATGTGGCCGGCGTGATGGAGCATATCGAGGAGGCCGGCGTGCATTCGGGCGACAGCGCCTGCTCGCTGCCGCCCTACTCGCTCGACGCCGAGACCATCGCCGAGCTGAAGCGCCAGACCCGCGCCATGGCGCTGGGGCTGGAGGTGGTCGGGCTGATGAACGTGCAGTTCGCCATCAAGGACGGGGTGATCTACGTGCTGGAGGTGAACCCCCGCGCCTCGCGCACCGTGCCCTTCGTGGCCAAGGCCGTGGGCTCGCCCATCGCCTCCATCGCCGCACGGCTGATGGCGGGCGAGAAGCTCTCCGCCTTCGAGCTGAAGGCGCCGGAAACCCGCCACGTGGCGGTGAAGGAAGCCGTGCTGCCCTTCGCCCGCTTCCCGGGCGTCGACACGCTGCTCGGGCCCGAGATGCGCTCCACCGGCGAGGTGATGGGCATCGACACCAACTTCTCGCGCGCCTTCCTCAAGAGCCAGATGGGCGCGGGCGTGAAGCTGCCGGCCGGCGGCACCGTGTTCATCTCGATCAAGGACGCGGACAAGGGCGAGATGATCCTCGACGCCGCGCGCACCCTCGCGGACATGGGCTTCACCCTGCTCGCCACCGGCGGCACCGCGAAGTTCCTCGCCGCGGACGGCATCGCGGCGGAGCGGATCAACAAGGTCTACGAAGGCCGGCCGAACATCGTGGACCGGATGAAGGACGGCGGCGTGGCGCTGGTGTTCAACACCACCGACGGCACCCAGTCCATCAATGACAGCAAGGACATCCGCTCCATCGCGCTTTACTCGCGCATCCCCTACTACACCACCGCCGCCGGCGCGCGCGCGGCGGCCCGCGCCATCCGCAACGAGCGCGAGGGCGGCATCGAGGTGCTCTCGCTGCAGGAATACGCCCGGCTCTGA
- the rpmE gene encoding 50S ribosomal protein L31 → MRKDLHPAYHFIDVKMTDGTIVKMRSTWGSEGDTLTLDIDPSVHPAWTGGNTKLMDTGGRVSKFKSKYAGLEL, encoded by the coding sequence ATGAGAAAAGACCTGCACCCCGCCTATCACTTCATCGACGTGAAGATGACCGACGGCACCATCGTGAAGATGCGCTCCACCTGGGGCTCCGAGGGCGACACTCTCACCCTCGACATCGACCCGAGCGTGCACCCGGCCTGGACCGGCGGCAACACCAAGCTGATGGATACCGGCGGGCGCGTCTCGAAGTTCAAGAGCAAGTACGCCGGCCTCGAGCTCTGA
- a CDS encoding rhomboid family intramembrane serine protease, with translation MSIDPDSPPPRRPLPPRPASGRPAVGPGSVPGPIWLLVGICAAIELALTAADNGLIGAPDWRQWAVAYGGFHTPLISGSWAPLFEGQRWTMFLTHAFLHGDLMHMVMNMVVVLALGKLLSGIIGPWRTVATFLVTAVGGGAVFALLNTSGAPMVGASGAAFGFIGVWKYAEWYGRRQAGAPLQPLLASLGALVIANVAIWFYLEGLLAWEAHLGGFVTGWAMGWMWRITAPDAGRPAAPPA, from the coding sequence ATGAGCATTGACCCCGACAGCCCCCCGCCGCGCCGCCCGCTGCCGCCGCGCCCCGCCTCCGGACGCCCCGCCGTCGGCCCCGGCTCCGTGCCCGGGCCCATCTGGCTGCTGGTGGGGATCTGCGCGGCCATAGAACTGGCGCTCACCGCCGCCGACAACGGGCTGATCGGCGCGCCGGACTGGCGGCAATGGGCGGTGGCCTACGGCGGGTTCCACACGCCGCTGATCAGCGGCAGCTGGGCGCCGCTGTTCGAGGGGCAGCGCTGGACGATGTTCCTCACCCATGCCTTCCTGCACGGCGACCTGATGCACATGGTGATGAACATGGTCGTGGTCCTCGCGCTCGGGAAGCTGCTCTCGGGCATCATCGGGCCGTGGCGCACGGTGGCGACCTTCCTGGTCACCGCGGTGGGCGGCGGGGCGGTCTTCGCGCTGCTCAACACCTCCGGCGCGCCGATGGTGGGCGCCTCCGGAGCCGCCTTCGGCTTCATCGGGGTGTGGAAATACGCCGAGTGGTACGGCCGCCGGCAGGCCGGCGCGCCCCTGCAGCCGCTGCTGGCATCGCTGGGCGCGCTGGTGATCGCCAACGTGGCGATCTGGTTCTACCTCGAGGGGCTGCTGGCCTGGGAGGCGCATCTGGGCGGCTTCGTCACCGGCTGGGCCATGGGCTGGATGTGGCGCATCACCGCCCCCGACGCAGGGCGCCCCGCAGCTCCGCCCGCGTGA
- a CDS encoding GNAT family N-acetyltransferase, whose product MTPEAMALLHAQCFDAHPRPWSAAEFADVLSLGAWQVSVPGGFALGRVAGGEAELITLAVVPERRRQGLALRLLTAFDARALADRAEEAFLEVSEANAPARALYLRAGWALVGRRYGYYGRGAQRVDALVMRRSY is encoded by the coding sequence ATGACCCCCGAGGCGATGGCGCTCCTGCACGCGCAGTGTTTCGACGCGCACCCGCGCCCGTGGAGCGCTGCGGAATTCGCCGATGTGCTGTCACTCGGGGCCTGGCAGGTGAGCGTGCCGGGGGGCTTCGCGCTCGGCCGGGTGGCGGGCGGCGAGGCCGAGCTGATCACCCTCGCCGTGGTGCCGGAGCGGCGGCGGCAGGGGCTGGCCCTGCGCCTGCTGACGGCCTTCGACGCCCGCGCCCTGGCCGACAGGGCCGAGGAGGCCTTCCTCGAGGTCTCCGAAGCCAACGCGCCTGCCCGCGCGCTCTACCTGCGTGCCGGCTGGGCGCTGGTGGGCCGGCGCTACGGCTACTACGGCCGCGGCGCGCAGAGGGTGGACGCGCTGGTCATGCGGCGCAGTTACTGA